The Miscanthus floridulus cultivar M001 chromosome 7, ASM1932011v1, whole genome shotgun sequence genome includes a region encoding these proteins:
- the LOC136466737 gene encoding very-long-chain aldehyde decarbonylase GL1-2-like, which produces MAAPLSSWPWASLGNYKYAVLGPLVWKVVQEWREQGALPLALGSWWLHLLLLFVVRGLTYQFWFTYGNMLFFTRRRRVVADGVDFRQIDAEWDWDNFLVLQTLIGATVVNSPLLPGLRQLCLWDARGWAVALLLHVGFSEPVFYLAHRALHGAPLFGRYHAAHHSSGVTHPLTAGFGTPLEVLLLTLVMGAPLAGAFLVGAGSIGLVYVHALAFDYLRAMGYSNVEVVSPRVFEAFPMLRYILYTPSYLSLHHRKRRGNFCLFMPALDWLGGTLDESAWSLQRAAYDGEPGGGALGTPGFVFLVHVVDIMSSMHVPFTLRSLSARPFANHLFLLPFWPLAFFFMLLMWCCSKTFIVSFYCLRGQLHQTWSVPRYGFQYFLPAAKKGINKQIELAILRADRMGVKVLSLAALNKNEALNGGGTLFVNKHPDLRVRVVHGNTLTAAVILNEIPSNVKEVFMTGATSKLGRAIALYLCRKKIRVLMLTMSSERFVKIQREAPAEFQQYLVQVTKYQAAQNCMTWIVGKWLSPREQRWAPSGTHFHQFVVPPIIGFRRDCTYGKLAAMRLPKDVQGLGSCEYTMERGVVHACHAGGVVHFLEGWDHHEVGAIDVDRIDVVWNAALKHGLAPV; this is translated from the exons ATGGCTGCTCCCCTCTCTTCCTGGCCATGGGCAAGCCTCGGCAACTACAAG TACGCGGTGCTGGGGCCTCTGGTGTGGAAGGTGGTGCAAGAATGGCGGGAGCAGGGGGCCCTGCCGCTGGCGCTGGGCTCCTGGTggctgcacctgctgctgctCTTCGTGGTGCGGGGGCTCACCTACCAGTTCTGGTTCACCTACGGCAACATGCTCTTCttcacccgccgccgccgcgtcgtcgCCGACGGCGTCGACTTCCGCCAGATCGACGCCGAGTGGGACTG GGACAACTTTCTGGTGCTGCAAACGCTGATTGGGGCCACGGTGGTCAACAGCCCACTGCTCCCGGGCCTGCGGCAGCTCTGCCTGTGGGACGCCCGTGGGTGGGCCGTCGCCCTGCTGCTGCATGTGGGCTTCTCAGAGCCGGTCTTCTACCTGGCCCACCGGGCCCTCCACGGGGCCCCGCTTTTCGGCCGCTACCACGCCGCGCACCACTCCTCGGGAGTCACCCATCCGTTGACAG CCGGGTTCGGGACGCCGCTGGAGGTGCTGCTGCTGACTCTGGTGATGGGGGCCCCGCTGGCAGGGGCCTTCCTGGTGGGGGCCGGGTCCATAGGCCTGGTCTACGTGCACGCCCTCGCGTTCGACTACCTGCGCGCCATGGGCTACAGCAACGTCGAGGTCGTGTCGCCCAGGGTCTTCGAAGCGTTCCCGATGCTCAGATACATCCTCTACACACCTTC GTACCTGAGCCTCCACCACCGCAAGCGGCGCGGCAACTTCTGCCTGTTCATGCCGGCGCTGGACTGGCTGGGCGGGACGCTGGACGAGAGCGCGTGGTCGCTGCAGCGGGCCGCGTACGACGGCGAGCCGGGCGGCGGCGCGCTGGGCACGCCGGGGTTCGTGTTCCTGGTGCACGTGGTGGACATCATGTCGTCGATGCACGTGCCGTTCACGCTGCGGTCGCTGAGCGCCAGGCCGTTCGCCAACCACTTATTCCTGCTCCCGTTCTGGCCGCTGGCCTTCTTCTTCATGCTCCTCATGTGGTGCTGTTCCAAGACCTTCATCGTCAGCTTCTACTGCCTCCGCGGCCAGCTCCACCAGACCTGGTCCGTGCCCCGCTACGGCTTCCAG TACTTCCTGCCGGCGGCGAAGAAGGGCATCAACAAGCAGATCGAGCTGGCCATCCTGCGGGCCGACAGGATGGGCGTCAAGGTGCTCAGCCTCGCCGCGCTCAACAAG AACGAGGCGCTGAACGGAGGCGGCACCCTGTTCGTGAACAAGCACCCGGACCTGCGGGTGAGGGTGGTGCACGGCAACACGCTGACGGCGGCCGTGATCCTGAACGAGATCCCCAGCAACGTGAAGGAAGTGTTCATGACCGGCGCCACCTCCAAGCTCGGCAGGGCCATCGCGCTCTACCTCTGCAGGAAGAAGATCAGAGTCCTG ATGTTGACGATGTCGTCGGAGAGGTTCGTGAAGATCCAGAGGGAGGCGCCGGCGGAGTTCCAGCAGTACCTCGTGCAGGTGACCAAGTACCAGGCCGCACAGAACTGCATG ACGTGGATCGTGGGCAAGTGGCTGTCGCCGCGTGAGCAGCGGTGGGCGCCGTCGGGGACGCACTTCCACCAGTTCGTGGTGCCGCCCATCATCGGCTTCCGGCGGGACTGCACCTACGGCAAGCTGGCCGCCATGAGGCTGCCCAAGGACGTGCAGGGCCTCGGCTCCTGCGAGTACACGATGGAGCGCGGGGTGGTGCACGCGTGCCACGCCGGCGGCGTCGTGCACTTCCTCGAAGGATGGGACCACCACGAGGTGGGCGCCATCGACGTCGACCGGATCGACGTCGTCTGGAACGCGGCGCTCAAGCATGGGCTGGCGCCGGTGTGA